In Candidatus Margulisiibacteriota bacterium, the genomic window CGACCCCGGCAGGTTCCGGATAATAGACACCGAAAAACAGAGCCAGGATGCTTCTCAGGACCAGATAAAGGGGTTTGTCCGCCAGGCGCTGGGGCTCTAGAGGTTTTTTTGTGAAAGCAGGCGACATCAGGACAAAATTCCTCAAATACTTTGGCGACCGCTCGCATAGCGTTATTGCCGGTTCCTCTCTAATACCAAAAGACCCAACGGTGCTTTTGACCATGGCGGGAATGCTCCAGTTCAAGCCGATCTTCCTGGGTCTTGAAAAGCCTGCGCACTCAAGAGCGACAACGGCACAAAAATGCGTCCGCACCAACGACATCGAAAATGTGGGGCAAACCGCCAGACATCACACTTTTTTTGAGATGCTCGGCAATTTTTCGTTCGGGGACTACTTCAAGAAGGAAGCGGTCGCTTTTGCCTGGGAACTTTTGACAAAGGAGTTCAACATAGACAAAAGCAGGCTGTATATTGCCGTCTACGAAAAAGACGCCGAGTCAGAAGATATCTGGAAAAAGGACATGGGCGTCCCGGCCGGGCGCTTGATCAGGCTGGGCGAGGACAACAATTTCTGGTCCGCCGGCCCCACGGGCCCATGCGGCCCCTGTTCCGAGATCTACTATGATCTGGGGCAGGAGCAGGGCTGCGGCAAAAAGGAATGCGCCCCGGGCTGCGACTGCGACAGGTTCCTTGAGATCTGGAACCTGGTGTTCATGGAATTTAACCGGGACGAAAGCGGCACACTTACGCCTCTCCCAAAAAAGAACATCGATACGGGAATGGGGCTTGAGAGAATAGCCTCGGTGCTCCAGGATGTCAAGACAAACTTTGACACCGACCTGTTCCGGGAAATGCTCAAAGAGATCCGCATTAGGTCCGGCAAAGACTCTGTCATAACCCAGGTTTCCCAGCGCGTTATCGCCGACCATGTAAGGGCAGCGGTCCATCTTATAAGCGACGGGCTAACCCCGGCAAACGAGGGCAGGAATTACATACTGAGGCGCATCCTGAGAAGGGCCCTGCTTCACGGCAAAAAGCTCGGGATAGCCTCCCCGTTTTTGAACGAACTGTCGCAAATACAGATAGGTTCGGACAAAGGTTTTTATCCGGAACTGGAAAAGAATGCAGCGCTAATAAAGAAGACGATCCTGGATGAAGAGGTCAGCTTTGGGCGGACCATAGAGCAGGGGGCCTCTCAGCTTGAAGCCATGATAAAGAGGGCATCTTCCGGCATCATTAAGGGCAGCGATGCTTTCAAGCTCTACGATACTTACGGGTTTCCGCTGGAACTTACAAAAGAAGTTGCAAAGGAAAGAGGCTTTTCGGTTGACCAGGCGGGTTTTGAAAAAGAGATGGGACGCCAGAAAGAGACCAGCAGGTCGCATGCATCAAAAAAATTCGCTCTGGGAAAGATACCTCAGGTAAAAGGCTATCCTTCCACTGTCTTTACGGGCTATGATGAGACTGAAACGGAGGCCCTTGTACTGGGGACTATAGACGGCTATCTTATACTTGACCGCAGCCCCTTTTATGTCGAATCCGGAGGACAGGACAGCGACAGAGGAACTATCATAGTAGAAAAGAACGCTCTGGAAGTGAGTTCTTTGATAAAGACAGCGGAGGGTGTCATTCTGCACGGCATATCAGGCGATCTTATTCCGGCAAAAGGGGAAAAGGTAAGAGCGGCGGTGGACAAGCAGATCAGATCGCTCATTTCCGCGCACCACACCTCCACACATCTTCTTCACCGCGCTCTGCAGGAAGTAGCCGGCAGCTCCGCTCAACAAAAAGGCTCTTCGGTAACATCCGAAAAGTTCAGGTTCGACTTTGTGAGCGGTTCCCAGATAAGGTCGGAAGACCTTAAAAAGCTCGAGGATATCGTAAACGAAAAAATAAAAGAGGCTCTCCCGGTCAAAACCGAGGTAACATCCCTTGAGGAGGCAAAAAAGGCCGGAGCAAAAGCCCTGTTCGGGGAAAAATATGCCGGCACCGTCAGGATGATAAGGATAGGGGACTTTAGCCTTGAGCTGTGCGGAGGCACACATGTCAAGAATACCTCCGAGATCGCTTTGTTCAGGATAGTAAAGGAAAGCGCCGTTTCTGCCGGCATACGCAGGATAGAGGCTGTCAGCGGCAGAGCGGCTCTCGCATACGAAGAAGCAAGAAAAGAGGAAGAAAGCAGAAAGGCGCAGGAGGCCGGACAAAAGGAAAAAGCAAAGCTGCAGGCCGCCGCACTTGAAAAAGAAAGCGCCTTAAAGGCCGCTGAACTTGCGGAGAACAGAGAAAGCATCGGTGGTGCCAATTTTGTTTTCGGGCTTTTCAGAGGATATGACCACTCGATCTTGAAGAGCATGACCGACATCATAAAGAGCAGCGTCCCGTGCGCTCTGGTGCTTCTGTCAAGCGTTGCGGAAGAGGATAACAAGGTGAGCATGGTTGCTGCGGCCTCTTTGGAAGCTGCAAAAAGAGGGCTTTCAGCCGATAAACTGCTCAAAGCGGTGCTTTCTACAACAGGAGGCAGAGGCGGAGGAAAAGAACTGCTGGCGCAGGGAGGCTTTACCGACTCGTCAAAAGCGCAGGAGATAAAGCGGGCCGCACTGGAGTTCATAAACAAAAATGCGAACCCTGGGGATTGATCTAGGCAATAAGAGGGTGGGAATAGCGGTATCCGACCCGCTTGGCCTTACAGCACAGCCGCTGGAAGTATTTCCCAATAACAGAGGGCTTATTAAAAAGATCAGGGAGATCTGCAGAGAAAAAGAGGTTTCTTTGATCATTCTTGGTCTTCCCAGGAGCCTTTCGGGAGAGCTCAACGATGCGGCGCAAAAGGCCTCCGCGTTCTCGGAAAAACTAAAAAAAGAGCTTGGTATACCGGTAGAGCTTTATGATGAGAGGTTTTCAACCTCTATAGCCTGGAACAACTTTAGGCAAACAGGGGTGTCTCAGAAAAAGGGCAGGGGCTCCATAGACAAAATGGCGGCCGCGGTCATATTATCGGACTACCTGGACAGGAAAAGAAATGAAGGAAATAAAACAGGTATTTGACCCAATGCCACCGGTCCCGACGCTAAGGGCTCGGCTCCATTTGGGAGAAACGAACCGGAGCCGAGCCTTTAGGCTCAGGCATCTAATAAATCCTTGGATGCTAACCGGCCTGACCGTCTTTTTGTTCTTTCTCTTTCTTGCCGATACACTCTTGCACTCAAAAAACATGTTCGATGTTACTCCTGTTAGGGTACAGATACCCGATAATTCATCCGCAAGGGAGATCGGACAACTGCTTTTTCTGTCGGGCATAAGCGACAGGCCTTCTTCCTTCCTTGTGGCCGCAAAATTGCTCAACCTTGACTCCAGATTAAAGGCGGGCAACTACTATTTCAGCCCTTCTATGACCAATTATTCAATACTAACGCAGCTTTCACAGGGAAGGGTGCGGGCAGGAGAGGTAAGGCTAACCGTGCCGGAGGGGAGTTCGATCTACAGGATATCAAAGATACTTGCTTCTTCCGGGGTTTGGCTGGATAGGCCTTTTAACGAGGAGGCCTTGCAGCCGGCAGGAGACAAACTAAAGCAGGGCCATGTTTTCCTTGCTTCCAACACAACAAGGTCTTTGGAGGGATACTTGTTCCCGGACACTTATTTTATTTCCGCCAATATGAAGACGCAGGATCTAATTTCCATGATGCTTGGCCGCTTTGAAGAAGTGGTCCTGCCCGTATGGAGGTCTTCGAGGATAAAAAAGTACACTCTGCATCAGGTACTGACCATGGCCTCCATAGTGGAAAAAGAGGCCGAGACCGATCTTGAGAGGCCCATAATAGCATCCGTTTTTTATAACCGGCTGGAAAGCGGCATGGCGCTGAGGGCGGACCCCACAGTTAAATACGCTATCCCTAATCCCACAAAAAGGGTCACCTACAGCGACCTGAAGTATCCTTCGCCTTATAACACATATCTCAATAAAGGGCTTCCTCCGGGCCCCATTTGCAATCCGGGGCTTAAGTCCATCCTTGCCGCCATCCATCCGGCAAAGACAAACTACATCTATTTTGTCTCAAACGGGGACGGCACTCATACTTTCTCGGTGGATTGGCAGGGTCACGAGCGCGCGGTGAAAAAATTCAGGAATCTGTCAAAATGAGCCCGCCGTCTTTGTCCCTGATAATATGCAGGTAAAAGCCGGGCCCCCGGGTAAAAACCGGGGACTGCGCCGGCACTGTAAGAGCTTCGATGTCTATTTGATCAGTTAAAGGAATTACTTTCCCTTCAACAAAATTGTAAAAGCTGACAACCTCCCTTTTGGGAGTATATCTTGTGTATTTAAGTGAATAGACGAAATTTTCGGGATCCATTATCCAGCCCCACAGCGACACAGAATAGAATGGGGAGGCACAAAAAAAACTTTCTTCGACATTGCCGATAGCATCGTCAAGCAACCCGTCCCGAGCAGCGGATATGACAGACTGTTCAACAAAGGCCTGCGCCGTTCCATCGGTGAACTTCTTCTTTTTATCCAGAACAAGGAACTGACCTTCGTTCGATTTTAAAGCGGAAGGAATGAAAAAGGTTGCAGGCAGTGGTGTCTCCACGGCATAGGATGGAGCAACAACCTTAGTTGAATCAGCTCCGAGCAGCAGGAACCTATTCTGCCAAAGAAATGCCTCCGTTGCCTCAACAAAAACACCGCTAAAGTTGGCGAACCTGAGCCCCAGATACTCTCTGGCTTTTTTTATGTCTTTTTCAAAATAAGTGTGCGTATCATAAGAAAGACGCTCTTTCAACTCATATTCCAGAAGACCTGTAAGATTTCCTGCCTGCACATGATGCCCACTTTGATAGTGCACACCGATCAATCCGGCGCTCATAAGCCCTTCGGAGTACCGGGCTGTGGAACAGACAGACGGCCTTGCTGGGCAATTTTTGCTCCTTTGTATCGTCGAGCGCACCACGCTCCTGCAGGGCAGGTCGGGTTTTGCGATCGAAAGGCTAGCCCTCTGGACATCTGCATCTTTCATGTTAAAAAGCTGATGGATGGGACCCGAGGTCATAAGGCTCTGTCTGCTCCTCATAGCTGAGGACACGGCGTAATTATGCCTAAGTACTCTAATGGATGATAAAAAGCTCATATCGGCTTATCGCTCAGCTAGGAAGACGATTTCAGGCGGCTATTCCCACTCTATGGTCGAGGGCGGCTTTGAGGATATATCATACACCACGCGGTTTATCTCGGGCGTTTCATTTATTATGCGGCTTGATATTTTTTCAAGGAGTTCATACGGCAGTTTGGCCCAGTCCGCGGTCATGGCGTCATTAGAGGTCACAGCGCGGATCGCGATAGTGTTAAGATAGGTCCTTTTGTCGCCCATGACCCCGACGGTTCGTATGGGAAGCAGTACCGCAAAGGACTGCCAGACCTTATTGTAAAACCCCGCCTTTTTTATTTCCGTGACAACTATGTCATCAACATCCTGAAGTATCCTAACCCTGTCCCGGTTAAGTTCGCCTATTATCCTTATGGCAAGCCCTGGTCCGGGGAACGGCTGCCGCGAGATTATTTCTTCGGCAATACCCATCTCTCTGCCGAGTTTTCTAACCTCATCCTTGAACAGTTTCCTCAATGGTTCAATAAGTTTGAACTTCATCTTTTCGGGAAGGCCGCCGACATTGTGGTGGGTCTTTATTCTGGCAGCCGTTGAAGCGGACTTGCCTGAGCCCTTAAAAGCGCTCTCTATCACATCAGGATAAAGCGTTCCCTGGGCAAGAAACGGAATGGCCCCAAGTTTTTTGGCTTCTGCTTCGAACGTGTAAATGAACTCGTTGCCGATTATGTGGCGTTTTTTTTCCGGGTCAGTGACGCCTTTAAGCTTTTCATAAAACTTTTCCGAAGCGTCTATGTAGATTATCTTTATCTTAAAATGCTTTTCAAACATCTCTTTTATCTTTTTGGCCTCATCCTTCCTCATAAAGCCCTGGTCTATGAACATGCAGGTCAGCTGGTCGCCGACGGCTCTGTGGACAAGAACTGCCACAGTGGTAGAATCGACCCCTCCGGAAAGGGCGCAGAGTATCTTGTTTTTACCGACGGTAGAGCGTATCTTTTCGGTCTGGCGCTCGATAAAGGATTTGGTGGTCCAGGTTGCCTGGCAGTTGCAGATTATATAGACAAAATTCTTTATTATCTCGTCTCCGTGCTCTGTATGAATGACCTCCGGATGGAACTGTACCGCATAGAGCTTCTTTTCGATATTGCCGATCGCGGCCGTGGGGGTGTTTAGTGAATGCGCCATCATCTTAAAACCTTCCGGCACCTTTTCCACGCTGTCTCCGTGGCTCATCCAGCAGTTTATCTGCAGAGGAAGCCCCGCAAAAAGATTGGTATGATCATCGATGTTGAGGGGGGTTTTGCCGTATTCTTTGGCATCAGCAGCTTTGACCTCTCCTCCGAGTTCTTTTGCCATCAGCTGCATCCCGTAGCAGATACCCAGAATCGGAATGCCGCTTTCCCATATCCTCGGGTCCAACTTTGGAGCATCCTTGTCATAGACACTGTTGGGACCGCCCGAAAGGATTATCCCTTTCACTTCTCTTTTCTTCAATTCTTCGAGCGGGGTTGAGTAGGGGAGCACCTCCGAATAAACATTGCACTCGCGGACCCTTCTTGCTATCAGCATGCTGTACTGCGCGCCAAAGTCAAGGACTACTATGAGGTCGTGCTTTTTCATGGATTTAGTTAATTATATCACAAGAATATATAATGAAATTCCGCAGTAAAGCGGTCGATATCCGTTTGTCGGCAAATCCACAAAAGGAGCTTAAGATATGGGCGCTTCACACAAAGTTTCGGAGATTGGAAGTTTAAGGTTCCACAGCCTGACCGTTCCGCAAAACGGAAACAGGCCCGGGATATTTTCGGTCAACATCTGCGAACGCGGTTTCATAATTAATTCCGAAATGGCAAGGCTGGGAGCATCAGATATTGAACTCCTGAAGGGACAAAGCGATCTCCAAATAGCAGGAGCTTTTAATGAGGATCCAAACGCAAGGCTTTCCGCCATGAACAGCATCCTCATGGCACCCTGGGCTAACAGGATGATAGGTCCTGTTGTAGATGCTCGTGGTCTGACAAATGTGGAAGTCTCCTTTATGGGACAGAGAAGGCTTGTCCCAACCAATTTCGAAGATACCTACAGGCTGCACGGACTGGCTTATGCCAACGAGTATCACGATATATGGGCTCACGACCTGCCTTCGGGAGGAATAGCTCTCACCGGCATTACAGAAATATCAAGTGACCAGTGGTTTTCAGATCTTTGGCTAAGGCACAGCATTGGGCTCAATAACGGAATAATGTTCAGGATCGTGAATGTTAAGAACATAGGACAGCAGCCGGCCCCCGTGTCCGTAGGCGAGCATCCGTATTTCCGCATACCTGAAGGGCAGGACCGCGGCCTGATCTCCATGCAACTTCCCGGTGTTGCTACAATACGCCTTGGGCAGGACGGGAATCCAGACTTTGACACTAACCCCCTAATGCCTATTCGGGAAACTGCTTTTTGGGGGCTTGCAGCGGGCTTTAAGAATCTCGGAGATCTCAATTTGAACAACAGTTTTTTGCTCCACCCGGAAATGGGTGTAGTGTCGGGCGACGCGGGAGTTTTATTTGGACAGGCGGGATACGGCATTTTTCTTTCCTCGCCGACATACGGGGATACCGTTAACGTTGTACATGCGTTTGCCCCGCTGGGCACTTCACATCCCGCTGACGGCAAGGCAGTAGCGCTGGAATTGCAGGGAAATTATCTTGCTCCTCTGCATCCCATCTGGGAAGTGTATTCCCCGTTAAGAGGAGTCTCGGGAATGCATCCAAGCAGCATGAAGATCCTTGAACCCGGAGATGAGATGACATGGAGTGTTACTCACACGGTTAGAGGACTATAATACCGTCATTATTTAGACAAATAAAAGTTAAGCCTGCACTTTAAGGTGCAGGCTTATTATTTGATCCGATCTATGCCTTTACTACTTATACATCCCCAGCGACTGGGCTTTTTGAAAGACTTTGCCTTCCGTAAGGATCGAAGGCGCTATTACTATTTCAACTTTTTGCATTTCTTTTATATTGGCCGCGCCAAGGGTGCCCATAGAGGTCTTTAAAGCGCCGACAAAGTTTTCAGATCCGTCATCATATTTTGCAGGGCCGAGAAGGATCTCTTTTAATGTTCCGATAGTTCCGACTTTTATTCTTGTTCCTCTCGGAAGAAGAGCGTTGGGAGTTGCCATGCCCCAGTGAAAGCCTCTGCCAGGGGCCTCCTTAGCCTTGGTAAGAGGCGATCCGATCATCACCGCATCGGCCCCGCAGGCAATGGCTTTACAGATATCCCCTCCGACCACCATCCCTCCGTCGCCTATAACGCTGACATATCTGCCTGTTTTTTTGAAATAAGCATCCCTTGCGGCGGCGCAATCCGCGATAGTAGTAGCCATAGGGACCCCGATACCCAGCACGCCTCTGGAAGTGCAGGCAGAGCCCGGGCCGATGCCGACCAAAAGTCCGGAGATCCCGGTCTCCATCAGTTCCAGCGCAACATCATAGGTGACGCAATTCCCTATGATAACAGGGACCTTTGTGCCCGCGCAGAATTTGGCAACATCAAGAGGCTTGAAGTTTTTTGCCTTGTGCTTGGTTGAGACGACCGTAGCCTGAATGACCACCACATCTGCTCCGGCAGAGGCCGCTATTTTCCCGTACTCTTCCGCCGCCTGTGGAGTAACAGAAACCGCGGCTACGCCTTTTTTGGCCTTGATCTCCTGTATTCGTTTCTCTATAAGTTCTTTTTTGACCGGCTTTTCGTAGAGCCTTTGCATGAGGGGAACATAGTCTCCTTTTGAGGCTGCCGCGATCTCATCCAGGACCTTGTTAGCATCTTCATATCTGGTCTGGACGCCCTGAAGGTTAAGGACCCCAAGGCCGCCGAACTGGCTCATCATCGCGGCTGTACTAGGGTCCACCACGGAATCCATGGCAGAAGCTATTATAGGGATATCCAGTTTAAGGCTTCCTATAGAAGTCTTTGTCTCGACATCATCGGTTTCTATCGTTGCCAGCGACGGCACCAGCGCTATCTCGTCAAACCCGTAAGCCCTTCTGACTTTTTTCCCGAAACCTAACTCTATTTCCATCTACATCTCCTTTTTTCTCCCCTCTCCCTCTGGGAGAGGGGTAGGGGGTGAGGGCTATTGAGCAGGCATTTCTCCCACGCTGATCGACAAAGTCTTCATCTTCCCGTCAGAATAGACAGAAAGAGTTAATCTGCTGCCGGGTTTTTGGGACTTGATGAGTTCCGAAAGCTCCGAAGCGCTATTGAGTTTTTTTCCGTTCACGGTCCTTATCACATCATATTGCTTGAGCCCGGCCTTGCCTGCTGGGCTGTCCTTAACCACCTGCATGACAATTACGCCTTCTGCCACCGGCAGGCTCATATAATCAGCCACCTGCTGATCAACATCCCTCATGTAAATGCCTATCCAGGGGCGGACCACTTTTCCCCGGGTAATAAGTTCGTCAAGGACTTCCTTTGCCGCGTTGACCGGTATGGCAAAGCCTATTCCCTGGGCGCCCGCTGCCACCGCCACATTAACTCCCACAACTTCCCCCTGTATATTGATCAGCGGACCTCCGCTGTTTCCCGGGTTGATCGCGGCATCGGTCTGTATCAAGTTCTTCTTTCCTATCCCGTCAAGAGCTCTGCCTGTAGCGCTGACAATACCTGCCGTCACGGTATTACTGAACCCGTAAGGATTTCCGATGGCTATTATCCACTGTCCCGGGCGCAGTTTTGAGGAATCGCCCATTCGCATAAAGGGAAGACCTGAAGGCTTGTCAAGTTTAAGGACTGCGAGATCGATATTGGAATCAAGACCTATAACTTTGGCATCAAGTGAACGCCCGTCCCTTAGCGTCACCTTTATCTTGTCGGCGCCTTTTACCACATGGGCATTGGTCAGAACATGCCCCTTATTGTCAATAATGAACCCTGAACCGGCGCCTTTTACGGGAATGACGCGGTCCTCAAAAAGGTCCCTTGCTCTTGGATCTATCTGGAAACCGAAATGTTGTTCAAAATCCTTAAAGGGATTAAAGACCTGCTGGTGCTGCATCTTAACCACATCTATATTTACGACCGCGCCGCCGACCTTTTCTACAATGTCAGCGATAGTCTCGTTGGGTGAAACTGAGGCTGCTATGCCTGAGGAATAAGGCGCCTGAACGGGCTCCTGCACGGGTTTGTCCAAAGCCTGGGACAACTGCACATAAAGCCCTCCTGTAAATATCCCTATGAGCAGAACAAGAACATAAGGCGAATACTTCTTCAGCTTCATCATTATGCCCTCCCTTATGAATATTTCCACCGCGGTCACCCGTTGAGCAGCGGCTCTTTTTCACCGTCAGCCTGGTTTTTTTGGGACGCGGAATACGCCTTGACCAGTTTTTCCAGCTCTTCTACCACGGGCTTGGGTATCCATATCTCCCCGCACGACTCGCAAACAAAGGCCGGGACATCGTCTATTACATATATCCTGCCGTCCTCGTTGTAATCCAGAGAAACCCGTTCAAAATATAAATGACCCCCGCAGGCGCTGCACAATCCGGGGTTCAGTTTCTCATAGATTTCGTCCGCTTTTTTCGAGAACATCCTGATTTTTGATTTATTATACATTATCTTACCCGCCTTGACAACAACTTGATGGACAGGATAGACTTATACTTGCCGAAAGAGAAAATCAAGTACCGAAAGGGGGTGAAACATAATGAAAAAGATTCTCTTTTCTTTATTCATCTTTGTTTCATTGATAGCAGTGGCGGCAACGACCGGTTGCAGCGTTATCACCTCGACCACGGATGCCACAGGCACAGATCCTGGTAGAGTGACCACCCCTTTGGCGGCTGTTTCAGGTTCCGCGACAAAATCGGGCACCTCTTTCACGATCAATCTGAGCTCGATCATAGTCGGAGGAACTCCCGTAGAAGGGCTTGGGGCCTCAAGGTTCAAGGTGTTCATAGGAGGAGTTGCAACTCCGGATTCCACCTACACACCGGTCGCAACGACCATCACTGCCACTTCAGCGAGCAAGATAGACATGGTGTTCATCATGGACAACACCGGAAGCATGTCCAGCAGGATAAAATCCGTAAAGGACAGCATTTCGGCCTTTGCAGCCTCACTTGAGGCCAGCGGAGCCGATGTTAAGTTCGGTGTCGTTTCCTTTGGCGACACGCCAAGCGAGCAATCCGACCTTCCGCTTCCTGCAACAGCAGAGGCGGTAAGCTCCTGGCTGGATGCACTAGCAGGTGTTGGCGGCGGTGATATCCCCGAGAATCCGCTTGACTCCATAATGTATGCGAATGACAACTTTACATGGAGAAGCGGAGCTCAAAAGGTGTTTATCGTCATCATAGACACCAGCGCGCACCAAGCAGGGGACGGCTCGGCCTTTACAACAAGGACTCTCGCTTCCGTAGAAGCCTCTCTGTCAGGAAATGCTACAGTATATGTCGTGAGTCCAAAACTGGATTCCGGTTCTGGACCGGACGGATACACAAGTACTGCCGACATGAGATGGCTTGCGGACGGTTACGGCTGGTTCTCCGGGGTCACGTCAACGACCTACGGATCCACCAGGCCCTATACCGGGACCGGCGGCAAATGGATAGAACTGGCTGCCTCGGGGGTCATAGACCTTACGACGCTGGGCATTTCAACGACCGTTACCAAGGGCTACACTCTGGCGTTCACATACACGCCGGGGGCAACAGGAGTGTATTACATACACGTGCTTGTTGATACCAACGGCGACGGCGTCTGGGATTCCGACGGTCTGATCACGATCACTGTTTCCACCCTGAGCAGCAGATGGCTGCCCAACGGAGAACTCTCCAACGCGGCAGAAAAGATCACAGGGCCAAAGAGCAACTGATCACTGGTTTCTTGGTTTTTTACGGGTCCCCTTGTCTAGGACGAGGGGGCCTTTTTTTTATCATCACGAACATCCGGACGCGAATTAACGCGAAATATTTCCCGCGAAAGAAGGCACGCGAATTCCTCGAACTGACTCGAACGCAATAATTATGCTAATCCCGACGCTAAAGCGTCGGCTCCTCTAATCTCTCAAAAAGCCTATACTTGATTTTGGTTTTGTCTCTTCTTTCATTATCTGTCTTATTGCGTCAAAAAGCGTTAAAATGCCTTTATCATGCTTGTCGATCCGGGATTCGAGTTCTAGAAGCTTCCTTTCCATTTCTTTGTGAGCATAAATAATGTTCCTCAATTTTACAAACGCTCTCATTATAAGGATATTTACTCGAATAGCCCTTTCGCTGTTCAAAACACTGGACAACATGGCGATACCCTGTTCGGTAAAAACATAAGGCAGGTAACGCCTACCGCCGCGTTTTGAGGTTCCAATTTGGAACCTCAAAGAAGAGTGCTCTATTTTTGTTAAGCGCAGCATAAAATCAGAGGGGAATCTTTTTCTGTTGCGAAACACGGCCTTGTTCAGCTCTTTTGTTCTTATTCCATACAGGACAGCAAGGTCGCTATCAAGCATGACCTTTTGGCTTCTTATTAGCAGAATACACTGTCTGATATTCTCTGTTGAAATGTCAAACTTGTTGGGTTTTTCAACACTTCGGCACCCTTTTTTAA contains:
- the alaS gene encoding alanine--tRNA ligase yields the protein MKAGDIRTKFLKYFGDRSHSVIAGSSLIPKDPTVLLTMAGMLQFKPIFLGLEKPAHSRATTAQKCVRTNDIENVGQTARHHTFFEMLGNFSFGDYFKKEAVAFAWELLTKEFNIDKSRLYIAVYEKDAESEDIWKKDMGVPAGRLIRLGEDNNFWSAGPTGPCGPCSEIYYDLGQEQGCGKKECAPGCDCDRFLEIWNLVFMEFNRDESGTLTPLPKKNIDTGMGLERIASVLQDVKTNFDTDLFREMLKEIRIRSGKDSVITQVSQRVIADHVRAAVHLISDGLTPANEGRNYILRRILRRALLHGKKLGIASPFLNELSQIQIGSDKGFYPELEKNAALIKKTILDEEVSFGRTIEQGASQLEAMIKRASSGIIKGSDAFKLYDTYGFPLELTKEVAKERGFSVDQAGFEKEMGRQKETSRSHASKKFALGKIPQVKGYPSTVFTGYDETETEALVLGTIDGYLILDRSPFYVESGGQDSDRGTIIVEKNALEVSSLIKTAEGVILHGISGDLIPAKGEKVRAAVDKQIRSLISAHHTSTHLLHRALQEVAGSSAQQKGSSVTSEKFRFDFVSGSQIRSEDLKKLEDIVNEKIKEALPVKTEVTSLEEAKKAGAKALFGEKYAGTVRMIRIGDFSLELCGGTHVKNTSEIALFRIVKESAVSAGIRRIEAVSGRAALAYEEARKEEESRKAQEAGQKEKAKLQAAALEKESALKAAELAENRESIGGANFVFGLFRGYDHSILKSMTDIIKSSVPCALVLLSSVAEEDNKVSMVAAASLEAAKRGLSADKLLKAVLSTTGGRGGGKELLAQGGFTDSSKAQEIKRAALEFINKNANPGD
- the ruvX gene encoding Holliday junction resolvase RuvX produces the protein MRTLGIDLGNKRVGIAVSDPLGLTAQPLEVFPNNRGLIKKIREICREKEVSLIILGLPRSLSGELNDAAQKASAFSEKLKKELGIPVELYDERFSTSIAWNNFRQTGVSQKKGRGSIDKMAAAVILSDYLDRKRNEGNKTGI
- the mltG gene encoding endolytic transglycosylase MltG — its product is MKEIKQVFDPMPPVPTLRARLHLGETNRSRAFRLRHLINPWMLTGLTVFLFFLFLADTLLHSKNMFDVTPVRVQIPDNSSAREIGQLLFLSGISDRPSSFLVAAKLLNLDSRLKAGNYYFSPSMTNYSILTQLSQGRVRAGEVRLTVPEGSSIYRISKILASSGVWLDRPFNEEALQPAGDKLKQGHVFLASNTTRSLEGYLFPDTYFISANMKTQDLISMMLGRFEEVVLPVWRSSRIKKYTLHQVLTMASIVEKEAETDLERPIIASVFYNRLESGMALRADPTVKYAIPNPTKRVTYSDLKYPSPYNTYLNKGLPPGPICNPGLKSILAAIHPAKTNYIYFVSNGDGTHTFSVDWQGHERAVKKFRNLSK
- the guaA gene encoding glutamine-hydrolyzing GMP synthase; amino-acid sequence: MKKHDLIVVLDFGAQYSMLIARRVRECNVYSEVLPYSTPLEELKKREVKGIILSGGPNSVYDKDAPKLDPRIWESGIPILGICYGMQLMAKELGGEVKAADAKEYGKTPLNIDDHTNLFAGLPLQINCWMSHGDSVEKVPEGFKMMAHSLNTPTAAIGNIEKKLYAVQFHPEVIHTEHGDEIIKNFVYIICNCQATWTTKSFIERQTEKIRSTVGKNKILCALSGGVDSTTVAVLVHRAVGDQLTCMFIDQGFMRKDEAKKIKEMFEKHFKIKIIYIDASEKFYEKLKGVTDPEKKRHIIGNEFIYTFEAEAKKLGAIPFLAQGTLYPDVIESAFKGSGKSASTAARIKTHHNVGGLPEKMKFKLIEPLRKLFKDEVRKLGREMGIAEEIISRQPFPGPGLAIRIIGELNRDRVRILQDVDDIVVTEIKKAGFYNKVWQSFAVLLPIRTVGVMGDKRTYLNTIAIRAVTSNDAMTADWAKLPYELLEKISSRIINETPEINRVVYDISSKPPSTIEWE
- a CDS encoding GuaB3 family IMP dehydrogenase-related protein — its product is MEIELGFGKKVRRAYGFDEIALVPSLATIETDDVETKTSIGSLKLDIPIIASAMDSVVDPSTAAMMSQFGGLGVLNLQGVQTRYEDANKVLDEIAAASKGDYVPLMQRLYEKPVKKELIEKRIQEIKAKKGVAAVSVTPQAAEEYGKIAASAGADVVVIQATVVSTKHKAKNFKPLDVAKFCAGTKVPVIIGNCVTYDVALELMETGISGLLVGIGPGSACTSRGVLGIGVPMATTIADCAAARDAYFKKTGRYVSVIGDGGMVVGGDICKAIACGADAVMIGSPLTKAKEAPGRGFHWGMATPNALLPRGTRIKVGTIGTLKEILLGPAKYDDGSENFVGALKTSMGTLGAANIKEMQKVEIVIAPSILTEGKVFQKAQSLGMYK
- a CDS encoding trypsin-like peptidase domain-containing protein; protein product: MMKLKKYSPYVLVLLIGIFTGGLYVQLSQALDKPVQEPVQAPYSSGIAASVSPNETIADIVEKVGGAVVNIDVVKMQHQQVFNPFKDFEQHFGFQIDPRARDLFEDRVIPVKGAGSGFIIDNKGHVLTNAHVVKGADKIKVTLRDGRSLDAKVIGLDSNIDLAVLKLDKPSGLPFMRMGDSSKLRPGQWIIAIGNPYGFSNTVTAGIVSATGRALDGIGKKNLIQTDAAINPGNSGGPLINIQGEVVGVNVAVAAGAQGIGFAIPVNAAKEVLDELITRGKVVRPWIGIYMRDVDQQVADYMSLPVAEGVIVMQVVKDSPAGKAGLKQYDVIRTVNGKKLNSASELSELIKSQKPGSRLTLSVYSDGKMKTLSISVGEMPAQ
- a CDS encoding type II toxin-antitoxin system MqsA family antitoxin, with product MYNKSKIRMFSKKADEIYEKLNPGLCSACGGHLYFERVSLDYNEDGRIYVIDDVPAFVCESCGEIWIPKPVVEELEKLVKAYSASQKNQADGEKEPLLNG